A region of Syntrophales bacterium DNA encodes the following proteins:
- a CDS encoding four helix bundle protein, which produces MKGRKTTLDYIRMLYIFYGSVCELETQILSAGDLDLIEKGVLGKLKKDIAESKRTLKVLIKSL; this is translated from the coding sequence GTGAAAGGAAGAAAGACAACCCTGGATTACATTAGGATGCTTTATATATTTTATGGTTCTGTTTGCGAACTGGAAACGCAAATATTATCAGCAGGGGATTTGGATTTAATTGAAAAAGGTGTATTGGGTAAATTAAAAAAAGATATAGCAGAAAGCAAAAGAACGTTAAAGGTGCTGATAAAGTCTCTAAA
- a CDS encoding FMN-binding protein, producing MKKKLSSMTILALTVVILFGFGQAFGGMYKAGTYKASAQGKSKKVPIEVEVTVDASKIKEIKILSHKESVEDKKYGEVVTEALTKFPEAIVKANSIDVDAVAKATITSNAVALAVAKALNKALVVSTKYKAGTYKASAQGKSKKVPIEVEVTVSDSKIKEIKILSHKESVEDKKYGAVVTDALTKYPASIVKANSVDVDAIAQATVTSNAVALAVAKALDKARVK from the coding sequence ATGAAAAAGAAGTTATCTTCAATGACGATTCTGGCTTTGACAGTTGTAATCCTTTTCGGTTTTGGACAGGCATTTGGAGGCATGTACAAAGCTGGAACTTACAAAGCCTCGGCACAAGGCAAGAGCAAGAAGGTCCCGATAGAGGTTGAGGTTACAGTCGATGCCTCAAAAATAAAAGAGATTAAAATCCTTTCACATAAGGAAAGTGTAGAAGACAAGAAATATGGTGAGGTAGTCACAGAGGCCCTTACCAAGTTTCCTGAGGCTATCGTAAAAGCAAATTCTATTGATGTTGACGCGGTTGCAAAGGCTACCATCACATCCAATGCGGTTGCATTAGCTGTTGCCAAGGCCTTAAATAAAGCGCTCGTCGTCTCTACAAAGTACAAAGCTGGAACGTACAAAGCCTCAGCACAAGGCAAAAGCAAGAAGGTCCCGATAGAGGTTGAGGTTACGGTCTCTGACTCAAAAATAAAAGAGATTAAAATCCTTTCGCATAAGGAAAGTGTGGAAGATAAAAAATATGGTGCGGTAGTCACCGATGCCCTTACCAAGTATCCTGCGTCCATTGTAAAAGCCAATTCCGTTGACGTGGATGCAATTGCACAGGCTACCGTCACATCCAATGCGGTTGCATTAGCCGTTGCCAAGGCTTTAGATAAGGCTCGCGTCAAATAG
- a CDS encoding MFS transporter: MISVKKIKGGDRSFWAICLMTFFSTLGVCAFSFSFPLLARDVGITGVCLGSTFTGYFLAKLLVGCLAGVLADKTGPRPLLIFSILLGTLIPLGYLYFSPSVPILMVQLGLGMVIGIIKPVSMAVIGIESSEEYGGKLFGLYNSFFYAAIIGGPLLGGFLYHPKNPVLIIISLFLCMLASLLTLIIFLPGDISLSKRDSRKPVLGITAEKSGEFFNLLLAVAGRTAGIAVIISFLPILMGERLPYNSLTLGMFFSLPTLVTCLALPLSGRLADRFNKIFLTLVGMLICAFSLLFMVKAQTPTGIMLFLILLGIGSAISIPASMSEAANIGSEQGKTMGIFYGAANLGFIFGPILGGLAVKTKGLPGAFWVIGIIGVISCLPLGVSFAKNIIRFRFRHLDYIGSSVAITLILVFSLVTFLGPVRAVAKERFRFAALAMGTYIQLTLKASDGNVAERAADSAFEVIHRLEKDINHRSPTGSIGRINSAAGEKPVRATPEVFKLIQRTLSFSKKSGGVFDISVGAISIEPEYYSNSYKDKKSLVNYRLIQLNTEDGTVFLPKKGMALDLGGLAKGTIIDKAVEAIKKNGVSAGIVEAGGDLFCFGDKTWNIGIEHPRVEGLSGVIPIRNMAVCTSGDYRQYSYSIEQTKREHHIIDPQKMSSAIKSISVTVVAPSAELADALATTLFITGPKKGEELIRNKFPDSSAFWILPDLKTVKTENFPPFLSE; the protein is encoded by the coding sequence TTGATTTCAGTAAAAAAAATTAAGGGTGGAGATCGGTCATTCTGGGCTATATGCCTCATGACATTTTTCTCCACCCTTGGTGTTTGTGCATTCTCTTTCTCCTTCCCTCTTCTGGCAAGAGATGTTGGAATAACAGGGGTGTGCCTCGGATCCACCTTCACAGGATATTTTCTTGCCAAATTACTGGTTGGTTGCTTAGCCGGAGTTCTGGCGGATAAGACAGGCCCGCGGCCGCTTCTCATTTTTTCTATCCTGCTCGGCACGTTAATTCCTCTGGGATATCTTTATTTCTCTCCATCAGTCCCGATACTTATGGTTCAATTGGGGTTAGGCATGGTTATCGGCATTATCAAACCGGTGAGCATGGCAGTAATCGGGATAGAATCCTCCGAAGAATACGGAGGAAAATTGTTCGGCCTGTACAACTCTTTTTTCTACGCCGCCATTATCGGTGGCCCCCTGCTTGGAGGCTTTCTCTATCACCCCAAAAATCCCGTTCTCATTATCATATCTCTCTTCCTTTGCATGCTGGCATCACTGCTGACACTTATTATTTTTCTTCCGGGAGACATTTCTCTGTCAAAAAGGGATAGCCGGAAGCCTGTTTTAGGCATAACGGCTGAAAAGAGTGGAGAGTTTTTCAACCTGTTGCTGGCAGTCGCCGGGAGGACCGCGGGAATAGCGGTAATAATTTCATTCTTGCCTATATTGATGGGTGAGAGGCTTCCCTACAACAGCTTGACCCTGGGGATGTTTTTCTCATTGCCGACTCTGGTCACCTGTCTCGCTTTACCTTTAAGTGGGAGGTTAGCAGATCGTTTCAACAAGATTTTCCTTACCCTTGTTGGAATGCTTATATGCGCTTTCTCTCTCCTTTTTATGGTAAAAGCACAGACACCAACAGGTATTATGCTTTTTTTGATTCTCCTTGGTATTGGTTCCGCAATTTCTATACCGGCATCCATGTCCGAGGCTGCAAATATTGGCAGTGAACAGGGCAAGACTATGGGGATTTTCTATGGAGCTGCCAATCTTGGTTTTATCTTCGGCCCCATTCTTGGAGGATTAGCCGTTAAAACCAAAGGATTACCCGGGGCTTTCTGGGTTATTGGGATAATAGGAGTTATTTCGTGTCTTCCCCTGGGTGTAAGCTTTGCCAAGAACATAATCCGCTTCCGGTTCAGGCACCTTGATTATATCGGTTCCTCAGTAGCAATTACACTTATACTTGTATTTTCATTAGTGACATTTTTAGGACCAGTCAGGGCTGTCGCAAAAGAACGATTCCGTTTTGCCGCCCTGGCAATGGGAACTTATATACAGCTTACTCTAAAAGCATCTGACGGAAATGTTGCCGAGCGGGCAGCAGATAGTGCATTTGAAGTCATCCACAGGCTGGAAAAGGATATCAATCACCGGTCTCCAACCGGTTCGATAGGAAGGATAAATAGTGCAGCAGGAGAAAAACCCGTTAGGGCCACTCCAGAGGTGTTTAAGCTTATTCAGAGGACCTTGTCATTTAGCAAAAAAAGTGGTGGGGTGTTTGACATTTCCGTAGGGGCTATAAGTATTGAACCAGAATATTACAGTAATTCTTATAAAGACAAAAAAAGTCTCGTCAATTACCGCCTTATTCAGCTCAACACCGAGGATGGGACAGTTTTTCTGCCAAAAAAAGGAATGGCACTTGATCTTGGTGGATTGGCAAAAGGTACAATCATCGACAAGGCGGTTGAGGCAATAAAAAAGAATGGTGTTTCTGCCGGTATTGTCGAAGCAGGCGGGGATCTCTTCTGTTTCGGCGATAAAACCTGGAATATAGGTATCGAACATCCCCGGGTGGAAGGACTGTCAGGTGTTATTCCTATCAGAAACATGGCTGTCTGTACGTCTGGTGATTATCGTCAATACTCATATTCAATTGAACAAACCAAGAGAGAACACCATATTATCGATCCCCAAAAAATGAGTTCGGCCATTAAAAGCATAAGCGTCACTGTCGTTGCCCCAAGTGCGGAACTGGCAGATGCCCTGGCAACCACCCTCTTTATTACGGGACCGAAAAAAGGGGAAGAGCTTATAAGAAACAAGTTTCCCGATTCATCCGCTTTCTGGATCCTTCCCGACCTGAAAACAGTCAAGACAGAAAATTTTCCTCCGTTTCTATCAGAATAA